Part of the Pieris napi chromosome 6, ilPieNapi1.2, whole genome shotgun sequence genome, TTCGAATGCAAAAATTGCATAAAATCATTCTGGCAACGTCTATTCATACATTTAcagcaatatatatttaagtctAATAATCAACCCTACACCTACCACATAATTACTTCGATTCCTTAAACCGGCAAGACCCAACAAAGAGGTTGTCTTGAATGCAGCCCGGTGCAACGACAGCTGGCAGGGCCTGAGAAAGCGAATCCCTTGGGGTCAAATGCAAAAATTTCATTCACTCCAAAACTTATCGAAACGGAGATTTATGCTGTGGGAATCGGTTTTAGGTATATTTTAACGATACGTATTTTGATTAAGTATATTGTGTagcttattattaatagttatcGTTAGAGGATAGGATCAAAATACAACGCGTCAGCTTATAAGTATCTGACTTAATATAaactttcaaattatttatttatttcgtactcctacagctaacttaaaatatatatgtatatacaaccaaaaacaaatatactaaatacacacaaacattattttggcaataataataattttaaattgataaatagaaaactaaaacaaactCAAAAAGGTCAAATcgttttaatattctattaagTTTTGCCTtagattgaattaaaatctatattgttaaaatgtatagttaaaaataagaagaatTGTCTCAAATTCTTCGAATTTAAGACAATACAGGTTCTTTTATCTTATCAACCCTGAGATACCGAAGGCACCTATTACAAAAGtaggtaattaaattattattacaaacatTATAATGCTTTCTCTAAGCtgtgatgtttttatttcaaatgatAAGATTGTTTTTCATTCACTTGGGGCTTACCTTGTAAAAGATTGTAAAATGATGAATATAACCATATAATGAATATAAGAAACAAAAGGTATCTAAGCggcttttaagttttagtataaatttactataaGGTACCTTTAGGATATTGgacattaaacaaaataaaataaatagtgttCCTTTGCATTCTCTAAGTATTATGGTATTTTCTTGTGTACttggaaatttataaaataggtaatttcTTCGCTAAAACAtcgttaattatttgttttacagTTTCGCCTCTTtgtaatatagaaatatatttattattaggcTATAAAAAGTGTTCAAAAAATGATGAACAACTCTTTCACGCATTCCTCGAAGAGCTAGGGTTTGAAGCCTATGGACTTAAAAGTAACTGTAGAGGTGtaatacacattttttaacagtttattaaaattttcatttaggaaATTTTATAAgtgatttatattatcacAATACTgcttatatttgaaaatacacCGGCACGCTTGCTGTActtgaaacaatattttagttattgtttcatcaataatacatatatatcacCATAATCACATATAACCTATGGTAAATATGTGTGATCTAAACCTATGACTGACGTTATTATCTGTAGGTAAAGATAATAATCGAAAATTCTTTGAATCTTTAAAGATTTTACCTGGTCTGTACCTGGTCCCTTGTACAAAACCATTTCATTACCTGCGTTTCTCattgataaattacaattgCAAGTAAacaagtaattttataataacaatactgGCTATTGTCAAGTTAAAGGAAGCGGCATTGTATTTCATTGATGGACActtgaaaatattacaataaatgttCGCGCTCGAGACAAAACGCAGCGAGAAAGCTACAAGAATTATTTTCagaatattattacaaaaacgcAGTGCGGGCCTAGTGGTTTGAATGTGCTTCAAAAAtaaccaatggacttttcaTCCTTTCTAAACAATTTGAGCCTAAGACCTAAAAATCAACGaagtatgtcaggcacagaaagctacacctacttccctattaataaaaaatataaataaacagatACAGCTTACTGCGGAGGTAGCGGCACTGGTTCTTTATATTAAGCCAAAATTTATTCTTaagtagtatttttatttaagacatTGTGCTGATTGCTGATGACCAACATGAACAAACATGTATCCAAAAATCACACATTTACCACATTTATAGTAGGTATTAGACTAAATTAGACGAGTTTTAACTAGAAATTACATTcgttcattttattattgataacaAAAAGAATTAATATACTGTAAGATTTCCAACGATTAGATTAGTTTCcaataactataatttttaaatgattattatttattctcgctgcatttaaaaataaaaagatttcccgtaccgggaatcgaacccgagCCTCCTGGGTGAAAGCCAGGTATCCTAGCCACTAGACCATACGGGATATAGAAGTGAATATGAAATAggtatttaaaacttttgtatccattattttcaaaagttttgtatgtataatttCCTTAGGATTCATGGGTTTATTGTTAAAGTTTTCTAGAGGTAGTTTGCTTTATGCGATAACTTTGGATAAACCCATGTAGCGACAAAATATAATCTGGATAGCTCTCTGTCAATGTCAACTGTTAAATAATTGGTACGTCAACGTATTCATATCAGTGTAATCTGTATtctgtgtttattatttgtcaaGAATCAAGATGGCACGTCAGCAAGATGTTGATAAACTTTTCCATGttaaaaatgctttttatGTTGGAAATTACCAACAAGCCATTAACGATGCTCAGCATGTAGTCGTAAGTTATTCTATAATTagtaatttcaataatatatgGTTTTCTCTTAAAACTTGTAACAAGTTGAAATTATGCTAATGACGTGTTGACATATGACGAATATGCTTGTACATATTTTGATTACAACTTAATTTTCGATCATAATATTTCGTTAGGGCTCATCGCCGCTGGTTACACTCGAGCGCGATGCATTTCTATATCGCTCATATATTGCGCAAGGCAACTACAGAATTGTATTACAAGAACTGAAAACAGCCGACCCATTGCTCCAGCCACTCAAGACACTAGTAGATTATCTTTCTCCGGGAGCCAATAAACCAGCTGTTGTGTCAGACATTGATGCCAGAGTAAGTTCTTTACTTGTTATCACATTGGGTATTAGCTATTGTAGTtgtatacttataaataaataataatacacatTTCTGGTACCATACTAAGAAAACCCCTATGATTTTCGAGcctattttaacattattggTAATACTAAAGTAGTAGTAGTTCTAACTCAGTTTCCACACTTAGACATCAATTTGGTCCATTATGTGTAATTTATTCCTACTAAAGTAGGAATCACACTGGcttgtgaaaaataaattttgtctaTGAGAACACttctttatacaatattttagaaatgcTGTGGctctatctatttttcattcatCTAAATAAATCATAGACAATTTTTGCTATCAAAGTTACACTTATACTTAGTAGCCAAAATACTATTAACCACTAGTAGATAACACAAATAGGCaacaattttttgtaataaaaacttattgagTGTAGTTTACTATgcatttctattatatttctgtgtgACTATATATTACATACTATTTCTTAAAATGGTCTGAGATCACATTACAACTAACAAGTTACTCTAAACAAAGCTGTATCCTATTGGTAAAAAAGtatgtacaaataaataattttattactctttcTCATTGGCCTCATTAGTTGATgatgactttttttttaaatctacaaACGCATTGTttctacttaattattatatgtatttgtatttcaGGTTGCAAAAGGCACAGAACTGTCCAATGACATATTCATAATTGTAGCAGCAACTATTTATTACCATGAAGATAACTATGAAGCCGCACTtaagtatgttttattaaaatactaatactCCATAAATATGGAATAGTAATTCCAGCCCCACTACTTCTTATGTTGCTTGGAGTCCTATTAGGAAGATTTTATTGTAgtgtctaatatataaattccaCTCCACATATAGGTATAGCTTACTTCCTGTCATAATCTGATGATAATTTGAAATGTCGAGTTCAAATTAAAGACTCCCTTGGGaccattcaagtattacgaaAGCAGTTTTACTGAAATTTATCCCCCTCCCCCTCCATTTGTCAGTGCTTACGTAACATTAGAACTGCCCCTTTACCATttgatatttacaaaattatttttatatatttcagaatTCTTCATGGCGCTGAATCACTTGAACTTCGTGCCTTTACTCTACAGTGCTTACTTGCAATGAACCGGCCAGACTTGGCCAGCAAACAACTTAAACTCTTGCAGGATATTGAAGATGATGCTACATTAACACAGCTTGCACAAGCTTGGCTTAATTTATCACAGGTATATATGTTAATACTGCATATAATAATGCTCATAAAGCTCGTTTTAATGCGTGCATCATGGACTTTTATCAGTAAAGATGAATACTTTGTTTTAGTATCATCATCTATTTATTcctacaaaatttaatttgatgacccgataataataataatatatcatttatttgaTAGGAATTGTCATTTTAGGTGTATTGTGACTATAATAGATATGATAGAATATTTACTGCTTAAACATATATTAGCTAAATGATTGATAATTTTGTAtctattatgtttaataacagTCTATTCAATCGAATAATAGTCTGGGCTTGAAAGCAAAACATACTTAAAAGTTTAAACTATGCACCTATAGATTACCTTCTTAATATTAAcacctttttaaataatgaggAGTGGCCTATGTACACATTCCATAACAGAAACAGGAATACATACAACAGTAACCATTCacattaattttgattttcagGGTGGTCCCGGAGTGCAAGATGCTCACTACAGCATAATGGAGCTTGCGGAGAGACTTGGCGCTCTTGGTGCAGGTCCAGCTGCCGTCGGTGCTGCTGCTGCTGCCTCTAGAGGTTTCTAGtacttaactttatttttgcTACTATTTAGTAgtcagtttatttataattttttttatttaattatggttaattatctgttttttttatttttatttgttaaattcataaatttcATTGcttctgatttatttttaataggcatGTGGGAGGAGGCTGAACAAATGTTAACAGAAGCTCAAACTCGTACACCACAACAACCTGAGCTACTACTTGGTCTTACTGTCACTGCTGCCCATAGCTCCAAACCGCCCGAGGTATAGTTATGTCAAAAGTTTGTGGACCTTACATTTACTTTGTGAATCATGAGTGTCCTGTCTATAGACGGTCAATAAAAAAAGGCACTCAAGtacccatattttttttttaactgtcttGGAGTCTATGGTTTAGTGTTGTTCAGCATGTTGCAGActgttgtataaatattatataatctgtTCAAGGTTTAAAATGAAGACCATTCTTATTAAATTTccacttttataataaagtacagCAGCACTAACCAGgcagaaaaatataataaaaatgtccaTAATTAACAGACACATACAATACAAggtatgtttaatataaaataagttctGCTGGACTAACAAAAAGAGACATTGGATTTCTAAACCTACCAGGACATAATAAATGCGTGAATGTTTACAGGTGTCTGCTCGGTACTTGGCGCAGCTGATAGATTCCTACCCTGAGCACCCGTTCACACGAGAATATACCGCAAAACAAAATGAACTGAAACGGCTAGCCGCTCAGTACCAACCAACAGTCGCCAGttaaattaagaaatgtaattgtattcattatagtaataaagtttattgtattccatagtttattttttatctctgGAATAAATAGaactatacaaattaaatagtatttattaggTGCATATTAATAGAAGCTATAATCGTAGTCGGTGTCAACGTCCTCATCGTCATTGTTATTGGCGCTGGCCAACTTGTGAAACTGGCGTAGTTTCTCGTCCATTTCAGCTAACTCGACAGCCTCCGTTTGAACGCTTTCCATCGACCACGCGGTTGTTGTGTCGCGGGGAATTTCGCCTGTTAAACCTGAACATTTAGAACTCCTCTATTATTATAAGTGTCTAGGATTAATTTAGATAACAGAACATTTGTGATGATaagctaaaaaaaattatatcacaaAATTTCAATTACGTGTTAAAGTtcatatctaaatatataaaacaaagtcgtgttagtAACACCACTTATAATtcaagatcggctggaccgatgttagttatttcttttttggtggattcttctccactccgaatagtagaataagtaataaaatatcggataagttatcgaataacaataaataaattaattttacgaatgcaaacatcttgtggtgccatctgttgacaaaattacGCACCATTTTAcatcgaattcgtgtcagttcaagaaattccgatcttgaagtgaatgaggagatgcataaccaggctttgatcATGATCGAATGTGTTACGAaatggaacgaagttagccgggtcagctagttttttaataattatcaaaaaaaattgacaaacCATGAGTATGTATTTCGACTTCTTCGTTGTCTGGACCCATTATGGAGGGCGCTGTGTAAGCTTCGAGATCACGTGACGTCCCATTCTCTCGGTCAAGCCTCTCTTGCTTCCTCTGCTGGCGCCATGCTTTCTGCAGGTTGAAGCGTTCTGGTCTGGCGAAATTAAATGTGTTAGAAcgtattcaaatataaaattgtttgacttatgttttctgttccatatattttgtttaaaaatgtaatctgttttagctgtaagattactagcTAAAAAAGCCATTCTAATaacgaaatacatatttagtaagtAGTAAGTagctaaataattaatttaatagaaaccAGTTCAGCtctctattaaaaaaactgaaaataaaattattcaattacataaaaaaatcccATTTCCTTTATTCTaactaaacttttaaaaagaaagaaattccCATCGGCACAGATACTTACTTTTcaccatttttataaactCTAGCCTCCAAGTTATGTATATCGTGCCGTATGTCAGCCAGGAGTAGTAACATAAGGTCCAATGATCCCTTCGGCCCTCGGGCTCCACGAGGTCCTCTTGGCCCTTCATCCCCCTTCGGACCATCCATTCCAGATGGACCTGGAGGACCCTAGAGTTAACAGAAATTCGAGTGTGAAGtgactataaattatttagtggCTATACAATTTGACCAATGACTTGGACAAATTCATTAATGCTCGTTTAGATTTAGGTTCGCTAtcgtataattaaaagttatacatacaataattatattagttttgtaTTCGCTGATGAAGATGTAGCTTACCCTAGGCCCTCTTTCACATCGACAGTAACCGCCCTCCAATGGCGCAGTAGCGTCAAGGACTCTGTACGCACGAGTGCCCTCTGCAAATCTGTCATCATctgtaacaatattttcccctaaatattaaaatataaaatcaacaacgattgtttaaaattctaatattgaaaaaaaatggtcACAAAATGTGATCAAAAGTAGGTGAGAAGAAAGATTTATTACGATCATGTTGACGCTTAACGTAAACTGTAATACAgtactataaaaaaacgttGATAACATTcaagatatacatatttgtgttaaaatcattttataatatgatgAAACGAATTAACAATTTCAACACTACAAATgccaacgtccataccacgttgaatacaccggttctcgtccgatcaccgaagttaagcaacgtcgggcgaggtcagtacttggatgggtgaccgcctgggaacacctcgtgatgttggctttttgcaattattttacagaTTAAGTggtatataacaatataacacTATTCTCGAAACTGaacaaagaattaattaaCAGAAAGCCCGTcctgtttttttttcgtatACGTTATTGGACGCTATATGCAACTATAATAGTACCAGAACTGTTATATGTCGTAAGATAACTGAATCAAATCAGGGTCGGTGTTACCTTCGACTACAGTCTTACCTTCTTTCAACGCAGGGTTATCTAGTAGTTTTCTAAGTGCTGTCTGTGAAGTGTGTAACTGATCGCTAAGTTGTTTCACCTTTCTGGAGAGCCACGACACGGTATCACAGGATGCGTAGCACCGGGACGCTGCTCTTACCAATGGCAGAGGTTCCTGAACACAATATTCgttttagaattatttttttacaacatttacatattttactgCGAAGTGCTGCCAGCGCCACAATAGAGCATATTCAGTAAAGGATGAAGAGATCGATCTAACATTTCCAGATTAAGCTAAACAACATTGTTgctaatgaatatttttaaaacctatACGAAAATAATGTGGAAGTCGACAAGGGATTTACTGTATGcggaaactaaaaaaaaaccttaagaCTGGCAAATAGAAATATgagattataatttgtatcCAGGAGGATCCAGCATAGAAACATGTGGACGGGACTAGGCGAAAAATAAGTCCACTTGACAGTTAAGATAgaccattgaaatgttacaatttgaggGCCAAACTGAACATTTGATAGAggatgcaattttatttatgggacatgtggggggggggggatcaatacaagcttaactCCAAGTTTGTGGGGCCGCCATGTTGGAAAAAGGGGTGAAAACGCGTTTTTTAGCTGGAGGAAAAagtcaaatattttctttttaaaacctTCAAAAGGGCGTACATCTGACCAGTTATATAGCCCTTCAGCCTTTATGCATGGAGATATTGACCCCCCTACATgataataaaattgcgtcctctaacaaatgttcagcaaatgtaacatttcaatgaaAGTGCatattaacaaattacatGTCAGCAAATACATTCTTAATTTGAATTCTGATATGTATGAAACAAGTACAACAGGTACTTACGGGCACTGCTATTGCTACTGGTGGTACACACTTCCT contains:
- the LOC125050402 gene encoding coatomer subunit epsilon translates to MARQQDVDKLFHVKNAFYVGNYQQAINDAQHVVGSSPLVTLERDAFLYRSYIAQGNYRIVLQELKTADPLLQPLKTLVDYLSPGANKPAVVSDIDARVAKGTELSNDIFIIVAATIYYHEDNYEAALKILHGAESLELRAFTLQCLLAMNRPDLASKQLKLLQDIEDDATLTQLAQAWLNLSQGGPGVQDAHYSIMELAERLGALGAGPAAVGAAAAASRGMWEEAEQMLTEAQTRTPQQPELLLGLTVTAAHSSKPPEVSARYLAQLIDSYPEHPFTREYTAKQNELKRLAAQYQPTVAS
- the LOC125050401 gene encoding collagen and calcium-binding EGF domain-containing protein 1-like isoform X2 encodes the protein MRAPLSNAAFILLSVYTTRVFATPQDTGYFAEDGYHDDVVDVVDKRSACPTDRVLRSRETCRVGGADVQCIRLHCCETHNYIAGRCVPKTVDPCSLRLCEQACEVRDERMWCTCHPGFTFNEDSYRRKRQPYCIDIDECADNKAGCEHTCVNDPGGYHCECPAPYTVAPDGRKCVPPVAIAVPEPLPLVRAASRCYASCDTVSWLSRKVKQLSDQLHTSQTALRKLLDNPALKEDDDRFAEGTRAYRVLDATAPLEGGYCRCERGPRGPPGPSGMDGPKGDEGPRGPRGARGPKGSLDLMLLLLADIRHDIHNLEARVYKNGEKPERFNLQKAWRQQRKQERLDRENGTSRDLEAYTAPSIMGPDNEEVEIHTHGEIPRDTTTAWSMESVQTEAVELAEMDEKLRQFHKLASANNNDDEDVDTDYDYSFY
- the LOC125050401 gene encoding collagen and calcium-binding EGF domain-containing protein 1-like isoform X1, which gives rise to MRAPLSNAAFILLSVYTTRVFATPQDTGYFAEDGYHDDVVDVVDKRSACPTDRVLRSRETCRVGGADVQCIRLHCCETHNYIAGRCVPKTVDPCSLRLCEQACEVRDERMWCTCHPGFTFNEDSYRRKRQPYCIDIDECADNKAGCEHTCVNDPGGYHCECPAPYTVAPDGRKCVPPVAIAVPEPLPLVRAASRCYASCDTVSWLSRKVKQLSDQLHTSQTALRKLLDNPALKEDDDRFAEGTRAYRVLDATAPLEGGYCRCERGPRGPPGPSGMDGPKGDEGPRGPRGARGPKGSLDLMLLLLADIRHDIHNLEARVYKNGEKPERFNLQKAWRQQRKQERLDRENGTSRDLEAYTAPSIMGPDNEEVEIHTHGLTGEIPRDTTTAWSMESVQTEAVELAEMDEKLRQFHKLASANNNDDEDVDTDYDYSFY